A DNA window from Luteolibacter luteus contains the following coding sequences:
- a CDS encoding phosphotransferase enzyme family protein, with product MAAARIFSFASRQPFPMPASDLPTRAAIETAKAHGIAPDRCDVLQNGSTLVLRLTESLVARVVQDLDGPRQGTAWFGRENAVAQHLASEGAPVIPMHPAIAAGPHEHSGYPINFWQFVTRIDEEPAPDAIGRTMFHCHEVLRKFDEELPDLAILTESVDLLEALVQRKLFPKESIELLRDCLLSSIEGLASYPRQPLHGDAHLGNLMNTTIGLLWTDWEDTFSGPVEWDLAAMIWNARVLEEDHATADGILDAYRAAGGNFDERAMHHSMIGRAAVMTAWYPILYPDMAPERRERLRRRLEWMEAMRGQG from the coding sequence ATGGCAGCCGCCCGAATCTTCAGCTTCGCTTCCCGCCAACCTTTCCCCATGCCTGCCTCCGATCTTCCTACGCGCGCCGCCATCGAAACCGCCAAGGCTCATGGCATCGCTCCGGACCGTTGCGATGTCCTGCAAAATGGCAGCACGCTGGTCCTGCGTTTGACCGAATCCCTCGTGGCACGGGTCGTGCAGGACCTCGATGGTCCGCGCCAGGGCACCGCGTGGTTCGGTCGGGAAAATGCCGTGGCCCAGCATCTCGCAAGCGAAGGAGCCCCCGTGATCCCCATGCATCCCGCGATTGCCGCGGGGCCGCACGAGCACTCGGGCTATCCCATCAATTTCTGGCAATTCGTCACGCGTATCGATGAAGAACCCGCCCCCGATGCGATTGGGCGAACGATGTTTCATTGCCATGAGGTGTTGCGAAAGTTTGACGAAGAATTGCCGGACCTCGCGATCCTCACCGAGAGCGTCGATCTGCTGGAAGCCCTCGTGCAGCGGAAACTGTTTCCGAAGGAGTCGATCGAACTCCTTCGCGATTGCCTCCTCTCCTCGATCGAAGGACTCGCCAGCTATCCTCGCCAACCGCTGCATGGTGACGCTCATCTCGGCAATCTGATGAATACCACGATCGGCCTGCTGTGGACCGATTGGGAAGATACCTTCAGCGGGCCGGTCGAGTGGGACCTCGCTGCAATGATCTGGAACGCGCGTGTTCTCGAAGAGGATCACGCCACCGCGGACGGCATCCTTGATGCCTATCGGGCCGCGGGAGGAAACTTCGACGAACGGGCGATGCATCATTCCATGATCGGGCGCGCCGCAGTGATGACGGCCTGGTATCCCATCCTCTATCCGGATATGGCGCCCGAACGACGCGAGAGGCTCCGGCGTCGTTTGGAGTGGATGGAAGCGATGCGCGGCCAAGGCTGA
- a CDS encoding DUF2945 domain-containing protein has product MKAKTLKKGDRVEWETSQGKTTGKVVKKLTSRTKIKGHQVAASKENPEYLVESEKSGEKAAHKPEALKKRSKR; this is encoded by the coding sequence ATGAAAGCGAAGACTTTGAAGAAAGGCGATCGCGTCGAGTGGGAAACCTCCCAAGGGAAAACCACCGGCAAGGTGGTGAAGAAGTTGACCTCCCGCACGAAGATCAAGGGCCACCAGGTAGCCGCATCGAAAGAGAACCCGGAGTATCTGGTGGAGAGCGAGAAGTCGGGAGAGAAAGCCGCTCATAAGCCGGAGGCGCTGAAGAAGCGGTCCAAGCGATGA
- a CDS encoding GNAT family N-acetyltransferase, whose amino-acid sequence MHGVTDNVARSRFELEEEGKLAFSEYRQQGNVLVLPHVEADPALRGKGTAGRLMEGTMALVKERGLKVQPVCGYAVAWLQRHPEWAEQVEGS is encoded by the coding sequence ATGCATGGAGTCACTGACAACGTGGCGCGGAGCCGCTTCGAGCTGGAGGAGGAGGGCAAGCTAGCGTTCTCCGAATACCGGCAGCAGGGGAACGTTCTCGTTCTGCCACATGTCGAAGCCGATCCCGCGCTTCGGGGCAAGGGGACGGCAGGCAGATTGATGGAAGGAACCATGGCCCTTGTGAAAGAGCGTGGCCTGAAAGTGCAACCGGTATGCGGCTACGCGGTGGCGTGGCTGCAGCGGCACCCGGAGTGGGCGGAGCAAGTTGAAGGTTCCTGA
- the tssD gene encoding type VI secretion system tube protein TssD produces MKRLLLLTTGFLLALTSARAAEPIQVTVVGKSTGDIAGSAKDGSIEGLAMEHEIITPRDASSGLPTGRRQHKPLTIVKPIDKASPLLMKLLANNESATVTLKFTRPDPNGGGKPQQYYTIKLTNAAVSSIREWKPNTRDVSADRAGDLEEISFIYQKIEWTWTEGGVTFEDSWSSSAT; encoded by the coding sequence ATGAAACGTCTTCTTCTCCTGACCACGGGCTTCCTGCTGGCCCTCACCTCGGCCCGCGCGGCGGAACCCATCCAGGTTACCGTTGTTGGAAAATCGACCGGCGATATCGCGGGCAGCGCAAAGGACGGCAGTATCGAAGGCCTGGCGATGGAACACGAAATCATCACCCCGCGAGACGCTTCGAGTGGACTGCCAACCGGTCGTCGCCAGCACAAGCCACTGACCATCGTGAAGCCGATCGATAAGGCGTCACCGCTGCTGATGAAGCTGCTTGCGAACAATGAGTCGGCCACGGTGACCCTGAAGTTCACCCGTCCTGATCCCAACGGCGGTGGAAAGCCACAGCAGTACTACACGATCAAGCTGACCAATGCTGCGGTCAGTTCGATCCGTGAATGGAAGCCGAATACCCGCGATGTCTCGGCAGATCGTGCGGGAGACCTCGAAGAGATCTCCTTCATCTATCAGAAGATCGAGTGGACCTGGACAGAGGGGGGAGTCACCTTCGAGGATAGCTGGTCTTCTTCGGCGACCTGA
- a CDS encoding DUF3140 domain-containing protein — protein MTKIEGPKERRETVHDFREAVNMTSAQLEKWLDTEESRQVGWKGSDGKGSGESVGHRSGRKIITLLGKKQADLTEADLKHMRKVVGYVNRHLAQRPEGEVSETPWLYSLMNWGHDPRKH, from the coding sequence ATGACAAAAATCGAAGGGCCAAAGGAACGCCGCGAGACCGTGCACGACTTCAGGGAAGCGGTGAACATGACTTCAGCGCAATTGGAGAAGTGGTTGGATACCGAAGAGTCTCGTCAGGTAGGCTGGAAAGGATCAGATGGAAAAGGCAGCGGCGAATCGGTTGGCCATCGCTCTGGAAGAAAGATCATCACCCTCCTCGGCAAGAAGCAGGCGGATCTCACCGAAGCAGACCTCAAGCACATGCGCAAAGTGGTAGGCTATGTGAACCGGCACTTGGCTCAGCGGCCCGAAGGAGAGGTGAGCGAGACGCCATGGCTCTACAGCCTGATGAATTGGGGACACGATCCCCGGAAGCATTGA
- a CDS encoding thrombospondin type 3 repeat-containing protein: MDRRLRFLIPWLAALLPVMAGERLVVDGYARSVDGGILLGLSPSSTRGFWLASAPGDRFFAPPSRVRWEIEATGGRSAGGQPVAKALGSAPKDFVWPSGEEFSPSKFAGAVTSMNPFENPLDPLGVRTGAPPDFDQDGISDEEDAFPDDPSESMDTDGDGTGNNADPDDDNDGLPDAWEMAYGLDPFAATSTGDTDGDGFSNLAEYEAGTAPNDGGSRFHVKSMSLVSPGVLRLEWDAAPGRTYSLWHLPDLSPGAVMVESGIQAGAGGVIRRELPMSSPRDFYFLKATVTPDP; the protein is encoded by the coding sequence ATGGATCGTCGCCTTCGCTTCCTCATCCCTTGGCTTGCCGCCCTTTTGCCCGTGATGGCAGGAGAACGCCTGGTGGTGGATGGCTACGCCCGCTCGGTTGATGGCGGCATCTTGCTCGGGTTAAGTCCTTCGAGCACCCGGGGCTTCTGGCTCGCTTCCGCTCCGGGCGATCGCTTCTTCGCGCCGCCTTCACGCGTCCGTTGGGAGATCGAAGCGACAGGCGGAAGATCGGCGGGAGGTCAGCCTGTGGCCAAGGCATTGGGCTCAGCTCCCAAAGACTTCGTCTGGCCAAGCGGGGAAGAATTCTCTCCGTCGAAGTTCGCAGGCGCAGTGACCTCGATGAATCCTTTCGAAAATCCCTTGGACCCGCTGGGCGTGCGGACCGGGGCGCCCCCGGACTTTGATCAAGACGGCATTTCAGATGAGGAGGATGCCTTCCCGGATGATCCTTCCGAGTCGATGGATACCGATGGCGATGGCACGGGGAACAACGCCGATCCGGACGATGACAATGACGGCCTGCCCGACGCTTGGGAGATGGCCTATGGCTTGGATCCTTTCGCTGCCACCTCGACGGGGGATACCGACGGGGACGGCTTTTCCAACTTGGCCGAGTACGAAGCCGGAACCGCACCAAATGATGGCGGCTCCCGCTTCCACGTGAAGAGCATGAGCCTTGTGTCGCCCGGCGTGCTGCGCCTGGAGTGGGACGCAGCCCCGGGGAGGACTTACTCGCTCTGGCATTTGCCCGATCTCTCGCCGGGAGCAGTGATGGTGGAGAGCGGTATCCAGGCTGGCGCCGGCGGCGTCATCCGGCGTGAGTTGCCGATGTCTTCGCCGCGAGATTTCTATTTCCTCAAGGCAACCGTCACCCCCGATCCCTAG
- a CDS encoding serine hydrolase domain-containing protein, translating into MKNRALFVGALITCSAGILAAEPLPRTGSPEAQGVSSDALREFVEALDRIPSMHSVMVLRHGQVVAEAWWKPEAADKAHILNSVSKSFCSTAVGLAVAEGKLTLDDRVLGFFPDNAPAEISENLKALRVRDLLTMSSGHDPEPKAAPGSGPTVKQFLATPLAHAPGTHFQYNTMGTYVLSAIVTKVTGEKVVDYLKPRLFDPLGIEGAKWDESAEGYSLGGYGLYLKTEDLAKLGQLYLQKGKWNGKQLITEDWVAQATSKQVRNDPGSHTGMGPDWKQGYGFQFWRCQNGAFRGDGAGGQFCIVLPEQDTVIAMTAGGADMQAELNAIWDKLLPALKNSNPPIPENPSAQAKLKEAIGKLEVKTPPGK; encoded by the coding sequence ATGAAAAACCGGGCCTTGTTTGTCGGAGCCTTGATCACCTGCAGTGCCGGAATCCTCGCTGCCGAGCCTCTGCCTCGCACCGGATCCCCGGAAGCCCAAGGCGTTTCCAGTGATGCTCTCCGCGAGTTTGTCGAAGCCCTCGACCGCATCCCCTCCATGCACAGCGTCATGGTCCTCCGCCACGGCCAGGTCGTCGCCGAGGCATGGTGGAAACCCGAAGCCGCCGACAAGGCGCACATCCTGAACTCGGTCAGCAAGAGCTTCTGCTCCACCGCGGTCGGCCTCGCCGTCGCCGAGGGAAAGCTCACCCTCGATGACCGTGTCCTCGGCTTCTTCCCCGACAACGCGCCTGCCGAGATTTCTGAAAATTTGAAAGCCCTGCGCGTCCGCGATCTCCTCACCATGAGCAGCGGCCACGACCCGGAGCCGAAGGCCGCGCCCGGCAGCGGCCCCACCGTGAAGCAGTTCCTCGCGACGCCCCTCGCGCACGCTCCCGGAACCCATTTCCAATACAACACCATGGGCACCTATGTCCTCTCCGCTATCGTCACGAAGGTGACTGGAGAGAAGGTCGTCGATTACCTGAAGCCCCGCCTTTTCGATCCTCTCGGCATCGAAGGTGCCAAGTGGGACGAAAGCGCGGAAGGCTACTCGCTCGGTGGCTACGGTCTCTACCTGAAGACTGAGGATCTCGCGAAGCTCGGGCAGCTCTACCTCCAGAAAGGAAAGTGGAACGGCAAGCAACTGATCACCGAAGACTGGGTCGCCCAGGCCACCAGCAAGCAGGTCCGGAATGATCCCGGCTCCCACACCGGCATGGGTCCCGACTGGAAGCAAGGCTACGGCTTCCAATTCTGGCGCTGCCAGAACGGAGCCTTCCGCGGCGATGGTGCCGGCGGCCAATTCTGCATCGTCCTCCCTGAGCAGGACACCGTCATCGCCATGACCGCCGGTGGTGCCGATATGCAGGCCGAGCTCAATGCCATCTGGGACAAGCTTCTTCCTGCCCTGAAGAATTCCAACCCACCGATCCCCGAAAACCCTTCCGCCCAAGCGAAGCTCAAGGAGGCCATCGGAAAGCTGGAAGTGAAGACCCCTCCCGGCAAATAA
- the truA gene encoding tRNA pseudouridine(38-40) synthase TruA: MPKFKLTLAFDGSAYHGWQSQRSGRGIQNQLEGALARLFPSAPKVQGSSRTDAGVHALGMVAHFEVADGEFRMPLRHLPLAINACLPEDIRVLKAARARTDFHARFDAKGKQYRYHLWNHPVMNPLLRARAWHVPRPLDLAAMREAAPLFVGRHDFRSFTANRGGELKDAVRTLSRCDIQGRGPSITLVIEGEGFLYKMCRGIAGTLVQIGEGRFPAQEVEVMLSRHDRRVAGMNAPAHGLVLQKVFY; the protein is encoded by the coding sequence ATGCCCAAGTTTAAACTTACCCTCGCTTTCGACGGTTCGGCCTATCATGGCTGGCAGTCCCAGAGGTCCGGGCGCGGCATTCAGAACCAGTTGGAGGGGGCTCTCGCCCGGCTTTTTCCCTCCGCGCCAAAGGTGCAAGGATCGAGCCGCACGGATGCGGGGGTCCACGCGCTCGGGATGGTGGCTCATTTCGAGGTCGCGGACGGGGAGTTCCGGATGCCTCTGCGGCACCTGCCGCTAGCGATCAATGCCTGCCTCCCCGAGGATATCCGGGTGCTCAAGGCGGCACGTGCCCGGACGGACTTCCATGCGCGCTTCGATGCAAAGGGGAAGCAGTACCGCTATCACTTGTGGAATCACCCGGTGATGAACCCTCTGCTCCGGGCGAGGGCATGGCATGTCCCGCGCCCGCTTGATCTCGCGGCCATGCGCGAGGCCGCGCCGCTCTTCGTGGGACGCCACGATTTCCGTTCCTTCACGGCGAATCGCGGCGGCGAGCTGAAGGATGCGGTCCGAACGCTCTCCCGCTGCGATATCCAGGGCCGCGGACCCTCGATCACCCTGGTCATCGAGGGAGAAGGTTTCCTCTACAAGATGTGCCGTGGCATTGCGGGGACCCTCGTGCAAATCGGCGAGGGCCGCTTTCCAGCGCAGGAGGTGGAGGTGATGCTCTCCCGCCATGACCGCCGTGTGGCCGGCATGAATGCTCCGGCGCACGGCCTGGTGCTGCAAAAGGTGTTCTACTAG
- a CDS encoding DUF3472 domain-containing protein encodes MHRTLFPVLPLALVLVPFLSSAANGEGAKVWEVPMGGNAYVTKAVQEQSGRRGGRGMGRWDSADTVQSIYFRVDRPAELELSLKARAEGEARIRATVNGKPIEKDLKGAGEVSLGKVTVREAGYVRVDLQGLKKSGETFAEVEGLTVSAPEAVELNYVQNNEGNRFYWGRRGPSVHLGYSLPKGEPVEWFYNEITVPEGSDPIGSYFMSNGFGEGYFGMQVNGPEERRILFSVWSPFTTDNPKEIPDDHKITLLKKGEGVHGGEFGGEGSGGQSYWLYPWKAGETYRFLNRVKPDGQGSTDYTAWFFLPEKKEWKLIASFKRPKTDKHLTGAHSFLENFSDRQGYITRGALYGNQWACDVKGEWHEVTEARFTGDDIAQRKYRMDYAGGVKGKEFFMKNGGFFADNVKLGSQFQRESTAAKKPKVDFEKLEGF; translated from the coding sequence ATGCACCGCACGCTCTTCCCCGTCCTGCCTCTGGCGCTTGTCTTGGTTCCGTTCCTCTCGTCCGCCGCGAATGGAGAAGGAGCCAAGGTCTGGGAAGTGCCCATGGGAGGAAATGCCTACGTCACCAAGGCTGTTCAAGAGCAGTCGGGCAGACGAGGCGGGCGGGGGATGGGCCGCTGGGATAGCGCGGACACGGTGCAGTCGATTTACTTCCGGGTGGATCGCCCGGCGGAATTGGAACTCTCCCTGAAGGCGAGAGCGGAAGGTGAAGCCCGGATCCGCGCCACGGTGAATGGAAAGCCGATCGAGAAGGATCTGAAGGGAGCCGGAGAGGTATCCCTCGGAAAGGTCACGGTGAGGGAAGCGGGCTACGTGCGCGTGGACCTGCAGGGATTGAAGAAATCCGGAGAAACCTTTGCCGAGGTGGAAGGGCTGACGGTCAGCGCACCGGAAGCGGTGGAGTTGAACTACGTGCAGAATAACGAAGGCAACCGCTTCTACTGGGGACGCCGCGGTCCCTCGGTGCACCTCGGCTACTCCTTGCCAAAGGGCGAACCGGTCGAGTGGTTCTATAATGAGATCACCGTGCCGGAGGGCAGTGATCCGATCGGCTCATACTTCATGTCGAACGGCTTTGGTGAGGGCTACTTCGGCATGCAGGTGAATGGACCGGAGGAGCGGCGCATCCTGTTCTCGGTCTGGAGCCCCTTCACCACCGACAATCCAAAAGAGATCCCGGACGACCACAAGATCACGCTCCTCAAGAAAGGCGAAGGCGTCCATGGCGGGGAATTCGGGGGCGAAGGTTCCGGCGGCCAGAGCTACTGGCTCTACCCGTGGAAGGCCGGCGAAACCTACCGCTTTCTCAACCGTGTGAAGCCGGATGGCCAGGGATCCACCGATTACACTGCTTGGTTCTTCCTTCCGGAGAAAAAGGAGTGGAAGCTGATTGCCAGCTTCAAGCGCCCGAAGACCGACAAGCACCTGACCGGCGCGCATTCCTTCCTTGAAAATTTCTCGGATCGCCAAGGCTACATCACCCGTGGCGCGTTGTATGGAAACCAGTGGGCATGCGATGTGAAGGGCGAATGGCACGAGGTCACCGAAGCTCGCTTCACCGGAGATGACATTGCGCAGAGGAAGTATCGCATGGACTACGCCGGCGGGGTGAAGGGGAAGGAGTTCTTCATGAAGAACGGCGGCTTCTTCGCGGACAACGTGAAGCTTGGCAGTCAGTTCCAGCGAGAATCGACGGCTGCCAAGAAGCCCAAGGTGGATTTCGAGAAGCTGGAGGGCTTCTAA
- a CDS encoding PEP-CTERM sorting domain-containing protein: protein MKSFALLTAFAALSSPLSAAIIIAGDVGTPGAPCTLTITTDIVSEITADPINGITCLVFDNWVTADAAQDFASLAPELAFTVNDGPTVSLESMLADNWVDGPLPDMEAGDGYLYVWFGDTPLQTGDIFTIKAGTYTFNSVAGINPQIAQTFEGNFFIADETGTRIANIVDLSVPEPSAALLGAVGSLALLRRRR, encoded by the coding sequence ATGAAATCGTTCGCGCTCCTCACCGCCTTCGCCGCCCTGTCCTCTCCGCTCTCCGCCGCGATCATCATCGCGGGCGATGTCGGAACCCCGGGTGCTCCCTGCACCTTGACGATCACCACGGACATCGTCAGCGAGATCACCGCGGACCCGATCAATGGCATCACCTGCCTGGTTTTTGACAACTGGGTCACCGCCGACGCCGCCCAGGATTTCGCGAGCCTGGCTCCGGAGCTCGCCTTCACCGTCAACGATGGCCCCACGGTCTCCTTGGAGAGCATGTTGGCCGACAACTGGGTGGACGGACCTCTCCCGGACATGGAGGCGGGGGACGGCTACCTCTACGTCTGGTTCGGCGATACCCCCTTGCAGACGGGCGATATCTTCACGATCAAGGCTGGCACCTACACCTTCAACAGTGTGGCGGGCATAAATCCCCAGATTGCGCAGACCTTCGAAGGCAACTTCTTTATCGCCGACGAAACGGGGACCCGGATTGCCAATATCGTGGACCTCAGCGTCCCGGAGCCCTCGGCGGCACTTCTCGGAGCGGTGGGATCGCTGGCCCTGCTCCGTCGCCGCCGCTGA
- a CDS encoding DUF642 domain-containing protein: MKYSPAILRPALVCLACLIPSGAADAQNLLTNPSFELGGFVDRGDGFQILPNGSTAMTGWTVINDSLAWGKFPNSAVNVHPAVPRDGTFFLDLQGDGLQNAPFGGVSQSIATTAGKKYVLRFSLGTQQDEGSPFTHGPISVSASAGATSSTFTYDPSGTGSQWQEFKLVFVAQGPSTVISLIGQSTAGGAYIGLDHTSVIEVKDPTLGIALVGGLPRLTLTGSVGSTYRIEHTDDLTASSPWPTMVDYTLATPSQDHTDPVVPINRHFYRARLISE, from the coding sequence ATGAAGTATTCCCCTGCCATCCTCCGTCCGGCCTTGGTGTGCCTCGCCTGCCTAATCCCTTCCGGGGCCGCTGATGCCCAGAACCTCCTCACGAATCCGAGCTTCGAGCTCGGCGGCTTCGTGGATCGCGGGGACGGCTTCCAGATCCTGCCGAACGGTTCCACGGCGATGACCGGCTGGACGGTGATCAATGACAGCCTGGCGTGGGGCAAGTTCCCGAACTCCGCGGTGAATGTTCACCCGGCGGTGCCGCGCGACGGGACTTTCTTTTTGGATCTCCAAGGGGACGGCTTGCAGAACGCTCCCTTCGGCGGCGTGTCCCAAAGCATCGCCACGACCGCGGGGAAAAAATATGTCCTGAGATTCAGCCTGGGGACCCAGCAGGACGAGGGTTCGCCCTTCACCCACGGTCCGATCTCGGTGAGCGCGAGCGCGGGGGCGACCTCGTCCACCTTCACCTACGATCCTTCCGGGACCGGCAGCCAATGGCAGGAGTTCAAGCTGGTGTTCGTGGCGCAGGGCCCGAGCACGGTGATCAGCCTCATCGGTCAATCCACCGCTGGCGGGGCCTACATCGGTCTGGACCACACTTCGGTGATCGAGGTGAAGGATCCAACCTTGGGCATCGCGCTGGTGGGAGGCCTGCCACGGCTGACCTTGACCGGCTCGGTCGGCTCCACCTACCGGATCGAGCATACGGATGATCTGACGGCCTCGTCGCCTTGGCCGACGATGGTGGACTACACCTTGGCCACCCCCTCGCAGGACCACACCGACCCCGTCGTGCCGATCAACCGGCATTTCTATCGGGCACGGCTGATCAGCGAATGA
- a CDS encoding VUT family protein — MTNELLVLIGEAIGVYFLVLWAHSLRNKLGLSHFYALIGSLTAVMVWVTDAGVRVEVPGIASFMVGSTVFYTALLLGVFVVYVFDGPRATRIAISTIIGVSVMVPLVTLILHWQIRISNNGENPLGYFPPQSLRIYSASIFAAFADLIFLAMAWEFLGKPQLNMRLWLRAFLTLLGVLWLDVLLFATGAFAGEPDYFKIMTGTFVTRFVLSVFAFPFLYWYISWQNGKNGMEIENRPVLAILREVTKVRLELSLAQREIERRKEVERENVQLIDSLQGALLEVKTLRGILPTCSYCKDIRDEDGNWHQLESYIQRHSDAKFSHGVCDKCMKEHHPEATQ, encoded by the coding sequence ATGACGAATGAACTTCTGGTCCTGATCGGAGAAGCGATCGGCGTGTACTTCCTTGTGCTCTGGGCGCACTCTCTGCGCAACAAGCTGGGTCTCTCCCACTTCTATGCCCTGATCGGTAGCCTTACCGCCGTGATGGTCTGGGTAACGGATGCGGGGGTGCGCGTGGAAGTGCCCGGGATCGCGTCTTTCATGGTAGGCTCCACCGTTTTCTACACAGCGCTCTTGCTCGGAGTCTTTGTCGTCTACGTCTTCGATGGTCCGCGGGCGACCCGGATTGCGATCTCCACGATCATCGGGGTCTCGGTGATGGTCCCGCTGGTGACCCTGATCCTTCACTGGCAAATCCGGATCTCGAATAACGGGGAAAATCCCCTGGGCTACTTCCCCCCGCAGAGCCTGCGGATCTACTCGGCCTCCATCTTTGCGGCCTTCGCCGATCTGATCTTCCTGGCGATGGCCTGGGAGTTCCTTGGGAAGCCTCAGCTCAACATGCGGCTGTGGCTGCGGGCCTTCCTGACGCTGCTCGGGGTGCTTTGGCTGGACGTCCTCCTCTTCGCTACCGGTGCCTTCGCGGGCGAACCGGACTACTTCAAGATCATGACCGGGACCTTCGTGACCCGTTTCGTGCTCAGCGTCTTCGCCTTCCCCTTCCTCTACTGGTACATCTCCTGGCAGAATGGAAAAAACGGGATGGAAATCGAAAACCGTCCCGTCCTGGCGATCTTGAGAGAGGTAACGAAGGTTCGTCTGGAGCTGAGTTTGGCGCAGCGGGAAATCGAAAGACGAAAGGAAGTCGAACGCGAGAACGTGCAGCTGATCGATTCACTCCAAGGCGCTCTCCTCGAAGTAAAAACCCTGCGCGGGATTCTGCCGACCTGCTCGTACTGCAAGGATATCCGCGACGAGGATGGAAACTGGCACCAGCTGGAGTCCTACATCCAGCGGCACAGTGACGCGAAGTTCAGCCACGGAGTCTGCGACAAGTGCATGAAGGAGCATCATCCCGAAGCGACTCAATAA
- a CDS encoding DUF5069 domain-containing protein, translating into MSTKTIDPKVKDQALDLNREFPRSPRTKLGGYVLAARALDKCRAELSGTQGEYHYACPMDSMFLGFAGIDPKDFKKAVAEGRSDDEMDRWIREHAKNTSKEEVIRWNNELRDKRLSEMDIELQVFLEDYIDEFIPKDRVIYHWFDVYDIEEGRL; encoded by the coding sequence ATGAGCACGAAGACGATTGACCCGAAGGTAAAGGACCAGGCTCTGGATCTGAACCGGGAGTTCCCCCGCAGCCCCCGCACGAAACTGGGAGGCTATGTCCTGGCCGCACGAGCGCTCGACAAGTGCCGGGCCGAGCTTTCCGGAACCCAGGGCGAGTACCACTACGCTTGCCCCATGGACAGCATGTTTCTGGGCTTCGCGGGTATCGATCCGAAGGACTTCAAGAAAGCGGTGGCGGAAGGCCGCAGCGATGACGAGATGGACCGCTGGATTCGCGAGCACGCGAAGAATACTAGTAAGGAGGAGGTGATCCGCTGGAACAACGAGCTACGCGACAAGCGGCTTAGCGAAATGGATATCGAACTTCAGGTCTTCCTCGAAGACTACATCGATGAATTCATCCCCAAGGACCGCGTCATCTACCATTGGTTCGACGTCTACGACATCGAGGAGGGACGACTTTAA